The genomic stretch TAGTTTTCTGACTGatgttttgattaaattaaatatatttattgtgatgcatattttataatttgttgTAGGAAATGACAAATTGAAATTCTTTGGAATCTGGGTACATCTTGGTATTGATGGGTATACAACCTGTACATTTAATGAAGTTCATTGCTTAGTAATTTTAGTCTCTGAAATGTAATCtaacttattttatatttctgttaaCATACTTGAAATGGCTTTAATAGGTTTTCTAGGAAAATCATTTGGCTTAAGGCTGGCACCTCAAACCGACAGCAAACCTTCGTTGCAAGGTACTTCTTTGATGCCATTCAGGAACACAGTGGTAAGTATATTTGATATCTTACAATGAACATGATAGGTGAGAGCTTCTTATATCAGtagacaatattattattattgaaaatattacTTGTATTTATTATAGGTTGCCCACGATTCATAAGGGCAGACAGAGGAAAGGAAAATCTTCTCGTCGGACAGATGCAAGTGGCATTTCACTTCCGGGAGTCTGGTGATCAAGGACGAGACTCCTTCAGAGTGGGCACATCAGTACATAACCAGGCATGTGAGCATAAAtggatttatatattataatgcatgcaatatatatatatatatattataaaaagaaataatattttgttttattagcgAGCTGAATGCTTCAACAGTATGCTGAAGAAAACATGGATCAAAAAATGGCAGGTGACATTTGAGGTGAACTTTGTTTTTGTCTCAGTTGGAATGTATAGCACATGCTTATTGATGCTTAATTGAAGGCATTTTTGTAATAGATTTACTTAtctaaaaaaatgtgtgtttttaggcCATGATGGAATCTGGCATGCTCAATTTAGACAATCCTGTACACATGTAAGTTAAAACTTCTTGTCATCCCCCATGTATCTGCTctcattaaatgaaaaaaataacaatacatgtTAACCTACAGAAATTGCCTGCAATATACACACCTTCCCCTTCTTGAGAGAGAGCTGAACATAGAGCAAAGACTGTGGAACACTCACGACATTCGCAAGCAAAGGAATGCTCCAGGTCCATTTGGGAAACCAGACCTTCTCTTTACTTCCCCACCCGAAGGTATCTGTTTATCATCCAAATTAAAAAGGTTCAGAAAAACAGTACCCAATGTGAAAAAGGAATTTGTATCTTCCTGCAGGCTTTGCTGATATGTTCTGCAAAGTAGACAACGACCTCCTGAAGTATGCAGAACAGCTTGtttgcagaggtgggtagagtacccaaaaactttactcaagtaaaagtaaaagtaattctagaaatatttactcaagtaaaagtaaaagtactagtcttgaatagttacttgagtaagagtaaaagagtatcggataaaaaatctactcaagtagttagttactagttactttgggtcatatatacggagcctttttttatttagataggctatatagaaaaaaatgtatgtaatgtatgtgtgtgtgtgtgtgtgtaaatgtatatatttcatcagcctttactccaatttatgtaatttgttataaaaccctgtctgtttacttaagtaacaaatataggtgtcatgccataacatatttttaatacgactgactttatattaaatgtgaatttaacattgaaagttaatgtgatataaatattgctactaatctttcattgttctgaaagagagcaaataacatttacattattaaagatcattttcactgacagtgtagatttcaatcactctcagaaactcccattaaaatcactgaaactgttaacactgtgaaatcaatatcttaattatagattcgtacacacatctgcacttatTCAGTCAGtaagcgagtgaaggaagcaccggcatttcagcgatgactcatcggaacacctctgattggccactgcattcaaaagctcaacagaaccgtgtgtgattggttaatgcacagtgctgtaaaaacgcgtctgtgtctggctcagcgccagcaagcgatcacagatctgaatttagcagctgatgatatgactcgctgaacgtacacgcaccggtgtgattgtattaaaattaataaaatcttaatcggctattctttgtcttttggaagctgcattcaacctgttataagccacacacgtacaacaaactaatgtcacagtggtatcgtgtactgtaatcgaatgtagcccaagttattacctgttaaacagtagacagcacacgcgttcatctaataaggatctccatcgcaagcaaataatagcctttgcagattagctttcaattcagtgcagttccatcgccccgttttcaacgctgctgatgatcttaaacgttacaactctgagtgaaccgcttcagagctcagcgcgtgcagcatggaactgaacaaatcattcaaactgattcatgaaccaattcactcgtttgccaattgttttgatcaagcctttgaacagaattgactcaaaagaatgaatcattcgcgaatgggcatcgctcattgcccagagaaaagtagacggcgcgtttggaataaactgaagcatttataacatttattgcattaagataaagtaacgagaggggcgtcccccacagtaacgaagtaaaagtacagatttttcccaaaaaaattactcaagtaagagtataaagtacccatctttaaatatactccgaaaagtattagttaccccgaaaaattactcaagtaaatgtaacgaagtaaatgtaactcgttactacccacctctgcttgTTTGTGGAGTAGATGAGCCTTTGTTGGTGGCAAATGAAGAATTCAGAAAAATATCAGAGGCTATTCTGCAAAATACAAACTTCCCATCATCACCAGATGGGTCTTTGGCGGCTTACCTCATGTTGGTGGAGAAATTCACCACAGTCCTTCAAACAAGAGGCACTCCCATTCCATCCACATTTGCAGAGGCAAATGAAATATACCAACTGCTGGCCAATGAGACAGGGACTTTTTAACTGCTcatcaacaaaataaatacatataaagggaccaaattattaaaaaagtgcTACAAATGAAGATGCAAAACATGTTTAATGATGTGAACATACATTGAAACAAATAATGAAACATACCAGCAGtgttagacagagagagagaaaggctgTGATTATAATGTTAACATTTTACCAACATTGGTTTTTGTACTACAAACTGAAATGACAACTTGCACAGTCCATGTGAtaatctgtaacatttaccattCGTAACCATAACGGCTCTTTAAATCTGGCCCCTCCACTGTTTTTAGGGACAGCACCACAGAGGAAGCTTCAGGTCTCGATGCTACATCATAGTGTAACATTGTACCAATAAACTGGTACTTGTCACTCAGATGTTGTAAAGCATGTGGTGGCACCTTTTTGGCCATTAGACTGCACAACTCTCTTTGGTTTTTCACTGTCCATGGCACTGATTTCGTGAAAATCTCCAGGTATGTTGCTCCCAGAGACCAGATGTCAGAACTTCTGGAAGCCTGTTCAAATTCAACCAGACACTCTGGGGCCATATAAAGAAAGGTTCCACCCATTGGCCCTATTCCTCCTCCAGTAAGTCTGCTTCCTTGTCGTAGTACAACCGTGTCTCTGATGTTGGCAAGGCCCCAGTCTGTCAGTACAGCCTTTTTTGAGAACTGGTCGATCTGTTAATAGTATCAAAATaggttttaaatcattaaatgtatatgtttttacatATACTTACTATAGAAAAAAGTCTTACCAAAATATTGGGTGGCTTTAAATCTTGATGGATGACATTTTTGGAATGGATGTACTCAATGGCCATCGAGATGTCGAGGGCAACAAAATAACTGTCATCTCcttcaagctaaaaaaaaaattacaattgaaaTTTGAATAACAGACTTATGAAAGAGTTTGAAAGAGTTATATTTCACCAAAGATGGAGATACACGCACAACACAGCATaatcttcacaaaaaaaaataaaaaatcaaactaCCAAGAGACAATTTTGTTAAGGTTATGTTGCCTGATTTGCTTTACTATTAGAAAACAATAACACATGTACAgttatcattatatttataaataattgttgCCTACTGACATATGCATGAAAAAGATTGTGAAGATAACTCTGCTAcatttattggtaacactttacaataaggtaatTTGTtaccattagttaatgtattaactaacatgaactaacaatgaacagtacgTTTACagtagttcacagtgcattaactaatgttaacaaatacaacttttgattttaataatgcattagtacatgttgaaattaacattaagatcTATAAATGCTATAGaactattgttcattgttagttcatgttaactaaatacTGTTATCCActattaactaatgaaccttattgtaaagtgttacattttaattaataaaagagAATAAGGTAACAGAGTGTGGATCTCCCTCTCATATTTTGATTTGGCATTTTAAGTATTAGCAATTAAATATTAAGACAATTTTTCACAAATGTTAcatgaaaaatatgatttttatttattttaccttaacACAAGAATTGTCATTGTGTAGTGCATCCTCCAGGGTTGTGCCGTGTATATACTCATTGGCCAGCAGGAAGGCATTGTCAGTGCGGGCTGCAGCCATGAGTCGAACAATATTGGGGTGGCTCAGTCTGctataaaatacaatgaaatgttACAGGCATTTAGCAAATTATAAAGTAAATCTTAAATGACAACAATATAACTAGATCATGGTAGAAATGCACTGTTGTTATTCCTAACTGTTCAGTTCTCCCCAAATGTTAATATaagatcaaattaaaatttattataaGATCGAATTAATCTTACAGTGAGACCAGAATCTCGTGCTGGATATCTTGGTCTGGAAGTCCTGCAGTGCCATAGAGAATATTTTTAATGGCAGCAGGGGTGCCCTGAAAGTAGCCTCTATACACTCTTCCAAATGCACCTTCACCCAGCAGGTTCTCTTCTTTGAAATGGATTTGCGACTCGTCCACATATGGGAGGCGCGGAACATACACTATATTTAATAAAGTTgagatttgagaaaaaaaaaactgctattaTTTCATGCATTTAAAGAATATATCCACTTTAATcctaattaacaaaaaatattgtaaacTTATGTGTTATGGTTGGCAATATTACTTACATGATGGTAATATGGTTACAACATTTGACGACACATATAACACTTGATTTTGTGGACATCTATCTTTTTCTGCAGATCCTATGCCTTCCTGGATGGGTTTCTCTGCAACAAGTTCTGGAGGAGTGTACCCACTTGCACTTTGCTCTGAAAAATCAATTAGACTGCTTTAAAATTAACATTCTGCCATGATTTAATCACCCTTGTGCTGTTGCATATGGTATTATTATTTCCACATAAGACACAAAAGGAAAAAGTAACATTTGTAACAATGTTTATAACATTTTCTACACAAGGTACAGTTCATTATGACCAAATATGTCAAGCTCCAGAAGGACAAAAAGTAGACatacacacaatttataaagtatatttaaagtaTTCTGGGTTCAGTTACAGGCATTAGTTTTTATGCAATACTAAATTTTATGCAATgataaatattcatgtttttcacCATTACACTTAGTGGTAAATAAGTAATCCCacatataaactataaaattatggAAGTTTCTGACCAGGAGTAGCAGTTACAATACAACAGTGGACTGAATTAAAGTAAATCATGAGCTAATTTTGTAATCTCACAGACCGCAATCCTTTTCAAAGTTTTATGTTGCTATGTCCATTACTTAAAATTATGTAAACTGTCTTGACAGTGGCAAAACTAACTAATGAAATGCATGATTTATGCATATAATGGAAATGCATGACAATTTAACTACTGTTTACAAATTTGGAGGTTTACAAACCTTAAGAATAAACATTGTAactaaattaaacacattaaggaatgacaaatgtaatgtaatataatagtttttttttttttgtgataaatgCACTAATTTTCATTATTCTTAAAATCTTGACATTTATTGAAGCATAGTCAAAAAGCATGTTGTTGATTATCTTTGTGTAAAGAAATAAGGACCTTTTTGAatattcaaaatggaaaataaccATTGACCAAGATTCGTCTTGATCTAGTTTTTCTTCCACATTAAAAGTGGAAGCTGGACATTTTTTGGAGCTGGACATCCATGGTTAGTGTAATCTGTAATTCATATCAAATTTTCATTTGGGGTGAAGTAACCCTTAAATGATTTACCAGCACTAGTAAATCTCACTGCAACTGGTGAGTCTGAATTTGGATCAGCATGTAATGTTGGTCTGTCTGTTTGAATGAATGcactgtatgcatgtatgtaaagTGATCTTTCTGAACCTGGAACTTGATCAGCGCTTTCTGATCTCCCAGCATGCTGGCCTGAACCTAACCCCCTCACTACACTTTGGTCTGTACATCTTCCTAAACTTCTGGATCTCTTTGGTTGGAAATCCTACAAACAACCATCAAGATCATCAGTGTTATCTAAACATCCAAATATTCAACAGTAATATTTTAGTAAGactttacttaaaaatataaattggtaAACTGAAGTTACCATAGATGAGTCCACTTCACTTTCACCAATTCCTGAGAAAAGAAGAgagtgatatataaataaatggaacACATACTAAACAATATCATTAATGAGCAACTGTATTACAAAACATACACGGAACTTAAAAAGTGTCATCAAAAATCATGGTACATACCTGATATTGAGCTGCTATCATCAAGGCAAATGACATCTGTAGATACAACATGCAATTGGTACTGTATTAGCACAAGAGCAAGTTTATAACACATACATGCCATGTAATTTCAACATTACAATACCCATTTCTCTACGTCCAATGTAAAATGTTCGCTTCCAAACGTTTGGGATCTCTGCCACGGATTCAAATTCCTGATGGAACTGTTCCTTTGTCCACCTCGTCCCATCTGCTTGGCAGAGAGTAAACACACTCCCCTCTCTCTCGTCTGTCCAAAATGTCTCCTGGCCAAGTTTTAGGAGCTCATCATACCCCTCAGTGCCTGTGACAATTATACGTGGCGGGGCCTCTTCAAGGATGATTTTTTGATATCTTCCTGGTTTTTTAGCAGTTCTTGGTTTCCACTCCATGGGAGCCATTTTTATCTCGGAACAAGAGAAATAATAAGTTGGTCCAAGTGTTGTTAAATCATGTTAaattttcaatgttaaatacaaatcaaagTAAATTTTGGACTTCGATGTGTTTAGATTTCTGCAGGTCTGACCCAAGTTTGGTGTTTCTAGCTTGAAAGCCCTAGGACTAGTTAGAGTCAGAAATTTTAGTCTCAGCAAaagaataataatcattttaattagcaATTCAGTAGTTTGGCTTGAGAAAGctaactaatattaataaaatgtctaAGCAGTAGTTCAGTCAGTTGGCTTTTTCAAGCCCACTTAATAATTGCCCCAACCTTGTTGTTTACCTTTAAAAGGGGTTTTCCTTTTTGACGGAGGGGAAACTGGCATTTCTTCACTTGtggttttattaattgttttgccTTGGTAAAAACTTGTGCTGCATCTGTAATACAGACATATGATTTCCATTAAAcaatcattttgaaatgaaaGAACTGGCAACGAAGTAAACAAAACAACACTTTTATAATGACAGATTGACTTtcaactgactttttttttttcttttttaccaggGTATAGAAACATGTGTGTTTATCGTCTTGGTCTTTTATTCAAAGTAATCACCAAAGATGTATCAATTGatcattttttaaaagtgaaaaaatataaaaagttttcAAACAATTATTTGTTTACCAAATATATTTGTGTCTATAATATTTCAATCCCTCTTTTTTCCCAAAGTAACAGCTATGAATCTTCTGCTATGCATAATGACGAA from Carassius gibelio isolate Cgi1373 ecotype wild population from Czech Republic chromosome A22, carGib1.2-hapl.c, whole genome shotgun sequence encodes the following:
- the LOC127943012 gene encoding uncharacterized protein LOC127943012, which encodes MKRLMDGKRSQSRMDTEINETIKLLFDNGFKQREMCSFLAASGYKISERHLRRLLKSLGLKRRSFDRPHNEIRHAVMSELMHWSPWQGIRAMHKRVRDVRGIQPCYRNDVAVIMRELDASGLLRRCPGKKRIERRNYFSRGPNYTWHIDGNDKLKFFGIWVHLGIDGFSRKIIWLKAGTSNRQQTFVARYFFDAIQEHSGCPRFIRADRGKENLLVGQMQVAFHFRESGDQGRDSFRVGTSVHNQASECFNSMLKKTWIKKWQVTFEAMMESGMLNLDNPVHINCLQYTHLPLLERELNIEQRLWNTHDIRKQRNAPGPFGKPDLLFTSPPEGFADMFCKVDNDLLKYAEQLVCRGG
- the LOC127942763 gene encoding uncharacterized protein LOC127942763, which gives rise to MERLKVYETLRQQLDNDEITQKGFDARVKDLLLERGAEGTSETSKTKNPKAFMDAAQVFTKAKQLIKPQVKKCQFPLRQKGKPLLKIKMAPMEWKPRTAKKPGRYQKIILEEAPPRIIVTGTEGYDELLKLGQETFWTDEREGSVFTLCQADGTRWTKEQFHQEFESVAEIPNVWKRTFYIGRREMDVICLDDSSSISGIGESEVDSSMDFQPKRSRSLGRCTDQSVVRGLGSGQHAGRSESADQVPEQSASGYTPPELVAEKPIQEGIGSAEKDRCPQNQVLYVSSNVVTILPSLYVPRLPYVDESQIHFKEENLLGEGAFGRVYRGYFQGTPAAIKNILYGTAGLPDQDIQHEILVSLRLSHPNIVRLMAAARTDNAFLLANEYIHGTTLEDALHNDNSCVKLEGDDSYFVALDISMAIEYIHSKNVIHQDLKPPNILIDQFSKKAVLTDWGLANIRDTVVLRQGSRLTGGGIGPMGGTFLYMAPECLVEFEQASRSSDIWSLGATYLEIFTKSVPWTVKNQRELCSLMAKKVPPHALQHLSDKYQFIGTMLHYDVASRPEASSVVLSLKTVEGPDLKSRYGYEW